A window from Dehalococcoidia bacterium encodes these proteins:
- a CDS encoding YjbQ family protein, which translates to MDSASFEVRTGDQPVVVDITGRVEQALAGRGDGLAHIFVPHATAGLALIETGSGSERDLLDRLDALLPRDARYQHAHGAAGHGRDHLLPAFLPPAITLVVRGGRLQLGRWQSLVLVDTNIDNPVRTVQVTLLPRA; encoded by the coding sequence ATGGACTCAGCCAGCTTCGAGGTGCGCACCGGCGACCAGCCCGTCGTGGTCGATATTACCGGCCGGGTTGAGCAGGCGCTGGCAGGCCGCGGCGACGGCCTGGCGCACATCTTTGTGCCGCACGCGACGGCCGGCCTCGCCCTGATCGAGACCGGCTCCGGCAGCGAGCGCGACCTGCTTGACCGGCTCGATGCGCTGCTGCCGCGCGATGCCCGCTACCAGCACGCGCACGGCGCCGCCGGTCACGGCCGCGATCATCTGCTGCCGGCCTTTCTGCCGCCCGCGATCACGCTCGTCGTGCGCGGAGGCCGGCTGCAGCTCGGACGCTGGCAGTCGCTGGTGCTGGTCGACACCAACATCGACAACCCCGTGCGCACCGTGCAGGTCACGCTGCTGCCGCGTGCCTAA
- a CDS encoding TIGR03617 family F420-dependent LLM class oxidoreductase, whose translation MLVETGIPSNDLRAAGAAAQRLEALGYDGVVTPEVKNDPFLPLAVAATTTERVSLGTSVAIAFPRSPMITALMSWDLQRASSGRFILGLGTQVKGHNERRYSTPWVGPAQPRMREYVGALRAIWHTWQTGEKLDFRGKYYTHTLMTPEFNPGPLASGAPKIVVSAVGPYMARLAGELCDGVRMHGFCTAKYIQDVILPELKIGAERAGRDPKTLEVSGGGFIVTGETQAEVEKAREAARTRVSFYGSTRSYHGVFEAHGWSDIGPRLHEMSLKGQWQAMPGAVPDDVLEHFVVAGTYDQIVQRITQRFGGICTRVSLSLPARTPEEEARAKAMLAELHAAGAPAAAR comes from the coding sequence ATGCTCGTCGAAACCGGCATTCCCTCCAACGACCTGCGCGCGGCGGGCGCGGCGGCGCAGCGGCTCGAAGCGCTTGGCTACGACGGCGTCGTCACGCCGGAAGTGAAGAACGACCCGTTCCTGCCGCTTGCCGTGGCGGCCACGACGACGGAGCGCGTCTCGCTCGGCACCTCCGTCGCCATCGCCTTCCCGCGTAGCCCGATGATCACGGCGCTGATGAGCTGGGACCTGCAGCGCGCCTCCAGCGGCCGTTTCATCCTCGGCCTGGGCACGCAGGTGAAGGGCCACAACGAGCGCCGCTACAGCACGCCATGGGTCGGCCCGGCGCAGCCGCGCATGCGCGAGTACGTCGGCGCCCTGCGCGCGATCTGGCACACCTGGCAGACGGGCGAGAAGCTCGACTTCCGCGGCAAGTACTACACGCACACACTGATGACGCCGGAGTTCAACCCCGGTCCGCTGGCGTCGGGCGCGCCGAAGATCGTGGTCTCGGCCGTGGGACCGTACATGGCGCGGCTGGCCGGCGAGCTGTGTGACGGCGTGCGCATGCACGGCTTCTGCACCGCCAAATACATCCAGGACGTGATCTTGCCCGAGCTCAAGATCGGCGCCGAGCGCGCCGGCCGCGATCCGAAGACGCTTGAGGTCTCCGGCGGCGGCTTCATCGTCACCGGCGAGACGCAGGCCGAGGTGGAGAAGGCTCGAGAGGCGGCGCGCACGCGCGTCTCGTTCTACGGCTCGACGCGCTCCTACCACGGCGTGTTCGAGGCGCACGGCTGGAGCGACATCGGCCCGCGCCTGCACGAGATGTCGCTCAAGGGCCAATGGCAGGCGATGCCCGGCGCCGTGCCGGACGACGTGCTGGAGCATTTCGTCGTGGCCGGCACCTACGACCAGATCGTGCAGCGCATCACGCAGCGCTTCGGCGGCATCTGCACCCGCGTCTCGCTCTCGCTGCCGGCGCGCACGCCGGAGGAAGAGGCGCGGGCGAAGGCGATGCTCGCCGAACTGCACGCGGCGGGCGCGCCCGCCGCGGCACGTTGA
- a CDS encoding LysR family transcriptional regulator codes for MELHQLRYLRAVVRAGSVTRAAEAEHVAQPSISKQIRVLERELGTPLFHRVGRRVLPTDAGLLLAEAAERVLDDLAATASAIAGLRTSPAGSLRVCATETVTDNILPPALAALCQTSPRARISVEMLGTDDALRRILADEADLAIVVLPLADSRLAIRPLFDEEIVLALPPDHALAAGAAVPLDTALSEPGLLLSMPGHGLRAQLEREAQVLGLGLESAIELRSQHALLQLVARGAGVCFAPVSSTLEFRSLLAVRPLLPALQRRIGWAARRGRHLSPLALAFIEQVKQAAGGALGPHPRPLSQSWARGDGWLGTPIG; via the coding sequence GTGGAGCTGCATCAACTGCGCTACCTGCGCGCCGTGGTACGCGCGGGCAGCGTCACCCGCGCCGCCGAGGCTGAACACGTCGCTCAGCCATCGATCAGCAAGCAGATCCGCGTACTGGAGCGCGAGCTGGGCACACCACTCTTCCACCGCGTGGGCCGGCGCGTGCTGCCCACCGACGCCGGCCTGCTGCTGGCCGAAGCGGCCGAGCGCGTGCTCGACGACCTGGCGGCGACGGCGAGCGCGATCGCCGGCCTGCGTACGAGCCCGGCGGGCAGCCTACGCGTCTGCGCCACCGAAACGGTGACCGACAACATTCTGCCGCCAGCCCTCGCCGCGCTGTGCCAGACCAGCCCGCGGGCGCGGATCAGCGTGGAGATGCTGGGCACGGACGACGCGCTGCGCCGCATCCTGGCCGACGAGGCCGATCTGGCGATCGTCGTGCTGCCGCTTGCCGACTCGCGCCTGGCGATCCGTCCCCTGTTCGACGAGGAGATCGTGCTGGCGCTGCCGCCGGATCACGCCCTCGCCGCGGGCGCGGCCGTTCCGCTGGACACGGCTCTCTCGGAGCCGGGGCTGCTGCTCTCGATGCCGGGGCACGGCCTGCGCGCCCAGCTCGAGCGGGAGGCGCAGGTGCTCGGGCTGGGGCTGGAGAGCGCGATCGAGCTGCGCAGCCAGCACGCGCTGCTGCAACTGGTGGCACGCGGTGCCGGCGTCTGCTTCGCGCCGGTCAGCAGCACGCTCGAGTTCCGCTCGCTGCTCGCCGTGCGGCCGCTGCTGCCCGCGCTGCAGCGCCGCATCGGCTGGGCGGCACGGCGCGGCCGCCACCTCTCACCGCTGGCGCTGGCCTTCATCGAGCAGGTCAAGCAGGCCGCGGGCGGCGCGCTCGGCCCTCACCCCCGGCCCCTCTCCCAATCCTGGGCGAGGGGAGACGGTTGGTTGGGCACTCCGATTGGCTAA
- a CDS encoding methyltransferase domain-containing protein — protein sequence MAVDSGHNVAGVREQFGAIAAAYAVSAVHASGPDLAHLIEAAEFTASETVLDLGCGAGHTALAAAPRVARVIAVDVTPEMLEVAAGLAVQRGVTNVEFRRADVLALPFADASFDVITSRYSAHHYADPQQALREAARVLRPGGRFLLVDTSAPETPFLDTFFNAVELLRDPSHVRNCRISEWTRLFSTAGFACETLLEGAIPLEGDAWVERSRTAPERVAAIKAVFATAPPAAVEAFALRTGAAWGWTIPMALLRGRLATTKAAA from the coding sequence ATGGCTGTGGATTCGGGACATAATGTGGCCGGCGTGCGCGAGCAGTTCGGCGCGATCGCGGCCGCCTACGCCGTCAGCGCTGTGCACGCCTCCGGGCCGGACCTGGCGCACTTGATCGAGGCCGCCGAGTTCACCGCCAGCGAGACCGTGCTCGACCTCGGCTGCGGCGCCGGGCACACGGCGCTGGCCGCGGCGCCGCGCGTGGCGCGGGTCATCGCCGTGGACGTCACGCCGGAGATGCTGGAGGTGGCCGCGGGCCTGGCCGTGCAGCGCGGCGTGACGAATGTTGAGTTCCGCCGCGCTGACGTGCTCGCCCTGCCCTTCGCCGATGCCAGCTTCGACGTCATCACCAGCCGTTACAGCGCCCATCACTACGCCGATCCGCAGCAGGCGCTGCGCGAGGCGGCGCGGGTGCTGCGTCCGGGCGGGCGCTTTCTGCTGGTGGACACGTCCGCGCCGGAGACGCCGTTCCTCGACACCTTCTTCAACGCGGTCGAGCTGCTGCGCGACCCCTCGCATGTGCGCAACTGCCGCATCTCCGAGTGGACGCGGCTGTTCAGCACGGCCGGCTTCGCCTGCGAGACGCTGCTGGAAGGCGCGATTCCGCTGGAAGGCGATGCCTGGGTGGAGCGCAGCCGCACCGCGCCCGAGCGCGTGGCCGCGATCAAAGCCGTCTTCGCCACCGCCCCGCCCGCCGCGGTCGAAGCGTTCGCGCTGCGTACTGGCGCCGCGTGGGGCTGGACGATCCCGATGGCCCTGCTGCGCGGGCGCCTGGCCACGACCAAAGCCGCCGCCTGA